The following coding sequences lie in one Aspergillus luchuensis IFO 4308 DNA, chromosome 8, nearly complete sequence genomic window:
- a CDS encoding phosphoserine phosphatase SerB (COG:E;~EggNog:ENOG410PMA2;~InterPro:IPR036412,IPR023214;~PFAM:PF00702,PF12710,PF06888;~antiSMASH:Cluster_8.12), producing MAAPNPTNNGRPTRPVLRQTLSSASFIQDHQQYKPSAPIQTIGNVIGNSPESAFAALSVKANPISPDPEKVTDSGIIHSIFNQQSNELPTGTQQLVATIYYKSADPIHPHLHPDSSPHVGSGQTLPSPMVPVGSAPTVDIEKIPREPPAPEPEPLDHLYGPFVSQLCLTNFLQIIETLPTPYQRTNTSHRCLDRHDQPRVVEVTFSPPPNPEYLTFEDLRKHESIWRFEREWNVEVVLQRESVFRRHKRLVVFDMDSTLIQNEVIDEIAKFIGVEKEVSEITARAMNGELDFSASLRERVSLLKGVPADVFEKLKSVITISPGARELCKALKTLGCKMAVLSGGFQPLAEWLAEQLGLDYAHANHLEIDPTTQTLTGKLVPTYPIIDASQKRSILHSIAAEHGIPISQTVAVGDGANDLLMLHAAGLGVAWRAKSKVQLEAPTRLNGESLVDILYLLGLTKDDISELIA from the exons ATGGCAGCGCCCAACCCCACCAACAACGGCCGTCCAACGCGCCCGGTCTTGCGACAGACCCTGTCCAGCGCATCCTTCATCCAGGATCATCAGCAGTACAAACCCTCTGCCCCCATTCAGACCATCGGCAACGTGATTGGCAATTCTCCCGAGTCAGCGTTTGCTGCGCTGTCCGTCAAAGCTAATCCCATTAGCCCCGATCCCGAGAAGGTCACCGACAGTGGCATCATCCACAGCATCTTCAACCAACAGTCCAATGAACTGCCTACTGGAACACAGCAGCTGGTCGCTACGATCTACTACAAATCTGCTGATCCtatccatccccatctgCACCCCGATTCCTCCCCTCATGTCGGGTCTGGCCAAACTCTGCCATCACCCATGGTACCCGTAGGTTCCGCCCCGACGGTCGATATCGAGAAGATCCCACGGGAGCCTCCCGCCCCAGAGCCGGAGCCGCTTGACCATCTGTACGGCCCGTTTGTATCACAGCTCTGCCTGACCAACTTCCTTCAAATCATCGAAACCCTTCCGACCCCGTATCAGCGCACCAACACTTCGCATCGCTGCTTGGATCGTCATGACCAGCCTCGCGTCGTCGAAGTCACCTTCTCGCCTCCTCCCAACCCGGAATACCTTACCTTTGAAGACCTGCGGAAACATGAGAGCATATGGCGGTTCGAGCGCGAATGGAATGTGGAGGTCGTCCTCCAGCGGGAGAGCGTCTTCCGTCGGCACAAGCGGTTGGTAGTGTTCGATATGGATAGTACACTGATTCAGAACGAGGTGATCGATGAGATTGCCAAGTTTATCggcgtggagaaggaggtttcG GAAATTACGGCTCGTGCTATGAACGGCGAATTGGACTTCTCCGCATCTCTCCGGGAGCGGGTCAGCCTTCTGAAGGGTGTTCCTGCGGACGTCTTCGAGAAGCTGAAGTCCGTCATCACCATTTCTCCAGGTGCGCGTGAACTGTGCAAGGCCTTGAAGACTCTCGGCTGCAAAATGGCAGTCTTGAGTGGAGGCTTCCAGCCTCTTGCGGAGTGGCTTGCCGAACAACTTGGACTTGACTACGCGCATGCCAACCAT CTCGAGATCGATCCTACGACGCAAACCCTGACCGGCAAACTGGTCCCCACATATCCCATCATCGATGCGAGCCAGAAGCGCTCGATTCTTCACTCGATTGCCGCGGAGCATGGCATCCCTATCTCCCAAACTGTCGCTGTTGGTGACGGAGCCAATGACCTGCTCATGCTGCACGCAGCGGGACTGGGAGTCGCCTGGCGGGCCAAGAGCAAGGTGCAGCTCGAGGCACCGACCCGTCTCAATGGCGAGAGCCTCGTGGATATTCTCTACCTCCTTGGCCTGACTAAGGATGACATTTCCGAGCTGATTGCGTAG
- the met16 gene encoding phosphoadenylyl-sulfate reductase (thioredoxin) (BUSCO:EOG09264FVQ;~COG:E;~EggNog:ENOG410PI92;~InterPro:IPR002500,IPR011800,IPR004511,IPR014729;~PFAM:PF01507;~antiSMASH:Cluster_8.12;~go_function: GO:0003824 - catalytic activity [Evidence IEA];~go_function: GO:0004604 - phosphoadenylyl-sulfate reductase (thioredoxin) activity [Evidence IEA];~go_process: GO:0019379 - sulfate assimilation, phosphoadenylyl sulfate reduction by phosphoadenylyl-sulfate reductase (thioredoxin) [Evidence IEA];~go_process: GO:0055114 - oxidation-reduction process [Evidence IEA]), protein MPAKTSENYPSAYEAADTATDSGYVSGGSSDDYSPEIVFTKPHLNFLNRQLQFLEPQDVLRWCVTSLPHLYQTTAFGLTGLVTLDMLSKLDVPRPQMVDLIFLDTLHHFKETLDLVDRVRQKYPLVNIHVFKPQGLETEEEFAQKYGARLWEKDDQFYDWVAKVEPAQRAYRELNVHAVLTGRRRSQGGKRGDLDVIEVDEAGLIKINPLANWTFEQVKQYVQENDVPYNELLDRGYKSIGDYHSTQPVKENEDERSGRWKGQEKTECGIHNPRSKYAQFLMEMERKRQEEALSQALQTSLTTSAQ, encoded by the exons ATGCCTGCGAAGACATCTGAGAACTACCCCTCTGCCTATGAGGCTGCCGACACTGCCACCGACTCTGGCTATGTCAGTGGTGGCTCTAGTGATGACTACTCTCCAGAAATCGTCTTCACTAAGCCTCACTTGAACTTCCTCAATAGACAATTGCAGTTTCTTGAGCCTCAAG ACGTCCTGAGATGGTGTGTCACCTCTCTGCCTCACCTCTACCAGACCACCGCTTTCGGTCTCACTGGTCTTGTGACCCTGGACATGCTCTCCAAGCTGGACGTGCCCCGGCCTCAGATGGTtgatctcatcttcctcgacacCCTTCACCACTTCAAAGAGACCCTGGATCTGGTCGACCGTGTCCGCCAGAAGTATCCTTTGGTCAACATCCACGTCTTCAAGCCTCAGGGTCTCGAGACTGAGGAAGAATTTGCCCAGAAGTACGGTGCCCGCCTCTGGGAGAAGGACGACCAGTTCTACGACTGGGTGGCCAAGGTTGAGCCTGCCCAGCGTGCCTACCGAGAACTCAACGTTCACGCTGTCCTTACTGGACGTCGTCGCAGCCAAGGTGGCAAGCGTGGCGACCTCGATGTCATCGAGGTTGACGAGGCTGGCCTGATCAAGATCAACCCTCTCGCCAACTGGACCTTCGAGCAGGTCAAGCAATACGTCCAAGAGAACGACGTTCCCTACAACGAGTTGCTCGACCGTGGTTACAAGAGCATTGGTGACTACCACTCCACCCAGCCAGTCAAGGAGAACGAAGATGAGCGGTCTGGTCGCTGGAAGGGCCAGGAGAAGACCGAGTGCGGTATCCACAACCCTCGCTCCAAGTATGCTCAGTTCCTtatggagatggagcgtAAGCGTCAAGAGGAGGCCCTATCGCAGGCTCTTCAGACGTCCTTGACGACGTCCGCTCAGTAA